The following coding sequences lie in one Apium graveolens cultivar Ventura chromosome 3, ASM990537v1, whole genome shotgun sequence genomic window:
- the LOC141713916 gene encoding EP1-like glycoprotein 2: protein MAFNLVSTCLVFLILFILESPSIICAQPFDYPTAKLSTSWTNHPSAPHSVQFGDGSTVRAILLRGTLGQRFACGFYCNGKCDSYLFAIFLVQTNSASLIVSSSASFPQVVWSANRDHPVKINATLKLTSDGDLVLRDADGSVAWSSGTAGKSVDSLSLTNTGNLVLLNKRKAVVWQSFDHPTDALVPGQTLSEGQKLISSVSKTNSKVGIYSFFVTNEGVFAYIQSNPSQDYYVNYVTTSYQSKKPSYVKFLNGSLGIYPHSWKEAPLEIFAIPPTSSVQYMRLEFDGHLRVYEWKQKWEVIADLLTGFSGECGYPLACGKYSICSKGQCSCPGSSSSGVGYFKQVQPKYPKLGCAEITPLNCAASKYQDFVELKDITYFTNNYTIGNVDVKKCKGACLKDCSCKAAVFRTGSDPPSRECLLLSEVFSLLVDDPKDTEHNSTVYLKVQKKAIK, encoded by the coding sequence ATGGCTTTCAACTTAGTTTCAACTTgccttgttttcttgattttgtTCATTCTTGAATCTCCGAGCATAATATGTGCTCAGCCATTTGATTATCCAACAGCAAAACTATCTACTTCATGGACTAATCATCCTTCTGCTCCACATTCTGTCCAGTTTGGTGATGGATCAACTGTGAGAGCCATTCTTTTACGCGGTACATTAGGCCAAAGATTTGCTTGTGGCTTCTATTGTAATGGCAAATGTGACTCTTACCTTTTCGCCATCTTTCTTGTTCAAACAAACAGTGCCTCACTTATTGTATCCTCTAGTGCATCATTCCCACAAGTTGTTTGGTCAGCCAACCGAGACCATCCTGTTAAAATCAACGCAACTTTGAAGCTCACCTCAGATGGTGATTTGGTGTTGCGAGACGCTGATGGTTCTGTAGCTTGGTCTTCTGGAACTGCTGGTAAATCCGTTGATAGTTTGAGCTTAACCAACACTGGAAATCTAGTACTTTTAAATAAACGCAAAGCGGTGGTGTGGCAATCTTTTGATCATCCAACGGACGCTTTAGTTCCAGGACAGACACTCTCAGAAGGGCAGAAACTGATTTCAAGTGTTTCCAAGACAAATAGTAAAGTTGGCATATACTCTTTTTTTGTGACTAATGAAGGAGTATTTGCTTATATACAATCCAATCCTTCTCAGGACTATTACGTTAATTATGTAACTACTTCATATCAGAGTAAAAAGCCAAGTTATGTCAAGTTCCTGAATGGAAGCCTCGGTATTTATCCACACTCCTGGAAAGAGGCGCCACTGGAAATATTTGCTATTCCACCAACATCATCAGTACAGTACATGAGACTAGAATTCGACGGGCATCTGAGAGTATACGAATGGAAACAGAAGTGGGAGGTCATAGCAGATCTTCTCACAGGGTTCTCAGGGGAATGTGGTTACCCTCTTGCATGCGGAAAATATAGCATATGCTCAAAGGGGCAATGTAGTTGTCCTGGATCAAGCAGCAGTGGAGTCGGATATTTCAAACAAGTGCAACCAAAGTATCCTAAGCTTGGTTGTGCTGAAATAACTCCTCTCAATTGTGCAGCTTCAAAATATCAGGATTTTGTAGAGTTAAAGGATATTACATACTTTACAAATAACTACACCATTGGCAATGTTGATGTGAAAAAGTGCAAGGGTGCTTGTTTGAAGGATTGTTCCTGTAAGGCAGCTGTATTTCGTACTGGATCGGATCCTCCGTCAAGGGAATGTTTATTATTGTCTGAGGTATTTTCATTGCTCGTCGATGATCCGAAAGATACAGAACACAACTCAACTGTGTATCTCAAGGTGCAAAAGAAGGCCATCAAGTGA
- the LOC141713915 gene encoding EP1-like glycoprotein 2, translated as MGVNFVSSVLILSFIFFIFHSQNLISAQPYDYPTAKLSTSWFNHLSAPPHTVHFGDGSIVTPVLLRGTLGQRFACGFYCNGKCDSYLFAIFLVQTNSISHIVSPTVSFPQVVWSANRDHPVKINATLQLTSEGDLVLRDADGSVAWSSKTAGKSVAGLNLTDTGNLILFNKQKAVVWQSFDHPTDALVPGQKLVEGQKLIASVSKTNSRVGLYSLVVNDRGIFAYIQSTPQPYYDFYLSGVEKSNKPNYVKFLNGSLNFYLHTSEPSEPTHTIHIPPASSEQYMRLESDGHLRVYEWKYKWEVSADVLTGFSGDCGYPLVCGKYGICSNGQCSCPGSSSSTVRYFRQVKEKYPNLGCAEITPLKCSTSKYQSFIELKDVAYFTFNFSIANTNVNKCKSSCLKDCSCKAAIFRHGWGSKQGECFLLSEVFSLMDHDSEKKHYNSTVYLKVQKNSIKRSAFIN; from the coding sequence ATGGGCGTCAACTTTGTTTCAAGTGTTCTCATTCTTTCCTTTATATTCTTCATTTTTCACTCTCAAAATCTGATATCTGCTCAACCATATGATTATCCAACAGCAAAGCTCTCTACTTCATGGTTCAATCATCTTTCTGCTCCTCCACATACCGTTCACTTTGGTGATGGTTCAATTGTAACACCGGTTCTTTTAAGAGGAACATTAGGCCAGAGATTTGCTTGTGGCTTCTACTGTAATGGAAAATGTGACTCTTACCTTTTCGCCATCTTTCTTGTTCAAACAAACAGCATTTCCCATATTGTATCCCCTACTGTTTCATTTCCGCAAGTTGTTTGGTCAGCTAATCGAGACCATCCTGTTAAAATCAACGCGACTTTGCAGCTCACCTCAGAAGGTGATTTGGTCTTGCGAGATGCTGATGGTTCTGTAGCTTGGTCTTCTAAAACTGCTGGAAAATCTGTTGCTGGTTTAAACTTAACTGACACGGGAAATCTTATACTTTTCAACAAACAAAAGGCAGTGGTTTGGCAATCTTTTGATCATCCAACGGATGCTTTGGTTCCGGGACAGAAGCTTGTGGAAGGGCAGAAGCTAATTGCAAGTGTTTCCAAGACCAATAGTAGAGTTGGTTTATACTCTCTTGTAGTAAATGATAGAGGTATATTTGCTTATATCCAATCCACTCCTCAACCATACTATGACTTTTATCTTTCTGGTGTGGAGAAGAGTAACAAGCCAAATTATGTGAAGTTCCTAAATGGAAGCCTGAATTTTTATTTACACACGTCAGAGCCAAGCGAGCCAACTCATACCATTCATATTCCACCAGCATCATCAGAGCAGTACATGAGACTAGAATCAGACGGGCATTTGAGAGTATATGAATGGAAATACAAATGGGAAGTTTCAGCAGATGTTCTTACAGGGTTTTCAGGTGATTGTGGTTACCCTCTTGTGTGTGGGAAATATGGTATATGCTCGAACGGACAATGTAGTTGTCCTGGATCAAGCAGTAGCACTGTGAGATATTTTCGACAAGTCAAAGAAAAGTATCCTAATCTCGGCTGTGCTGAAATAACCCCCCTGAAGTGTTCAACTTCAAAATATCAGAGTTTTATAGAGCTCAAAGATGTGGCGTACTTCACATTTAACTTTAGCATTGCTAACACTAATGTGAACAAGTGTAAGAGCAGTTGTTTGAAGGATTGTTCTTGTAAAGCAGCAATATTTCGTCATGGATGGGGTTCTAAGCAAGGTGAGTGTTTTCTACTGTCTGAGGTCTTTTCTTTAATGGACCATGATTCGGAAAAGAAGCACTATAACTCAACTGTGTATCTCAAGGTGCAGAAGAATAGCATCAAGAGATCTGCCTTCATCAACTGA